A window from Theobroma cacao cultivar B97-61/B2 chromosome 3, Criollo_cocoa_genome_V2, whole genome shotgun sequence encodes these proteins:
- the LOC18605261 gene encoding histone-lysine N-methyltransferase, H3 lysine-9 specific SUVH5 produces the protein MFDVISSRRHNGYSSKFKRPGVSAVRHYPRDCGLLLPELDPRKGQEEITKVHPLEIAAASRPVLRKYPPPKIRKGHLVIRNFPFKSNAPAALRNQMPSDSEDSHSSFGIPMADCDQSDASKATDVHTCRDAKQYDFSVVRNSKPWYVPNSTNVHDAHVCVEPKQNNVSMVDKDCKPMDVSFATNVFACRDVKDFSPSMVVGDEQYEVDSYRVVVKDEEEGDEVPSIPKQASLSKGVGDEQYEVDSYRVVVKDEEEGDEVPSIPKQASLSKGVGDEQCSNVHFSDEECEKALLEVYSSQVVISEDLVVTDNKELGISSNKVKEVLHLFQEVYLKLSQESGRKRKESLPLLAASHLLKQQKWINMGKRLGPIPGIEIGDYFDWRAELNVIGLHRQYVCGIDYMELDGRILATSIVDSGRYDNIVESNDEQEFPDVLIYSGQGENPKVQSRKFVYDQKLKGGNLALKNSSETKTPIRVIRKVSFKGASSKIVEQKFVYDGLYFVDCYREERASSGKLVFKFVLKRFPGQPKLKWAKLIRKEHVCMNDISHGKEKIPIRAMNALDDEKPPLFNYVTNVTYPESYHPSMSSGGCDCIDGCSDSVDCPCVIKNGGEIPYNYEECIMMEKPIIIECGPSCKCFTSCINRVSQRGIRFPLEVFKTKTKGWGVRSRSFIPCGSFICEYIGEILPDKEVEQRIGKDEYLFDIGHNYGVLSHSSEVNECFTIDAAQFGNVGRFINHSCSPNLFAQNVLFDHNDSSLPHIMLFAMEDIPPLKELTYDYNYRIGGVCDVNGDIKMKTCFCGSKECTGRMY, from the coding sequence ATGTTTGATGTAATTTCAAGTCGAAGGCATAATGGATATTCGTCAAAATTTAAGCGACCAGGAGTCTCTGCCGTTCGTCACTATCCTAGAGACTGTGGATTGTTGTTGCCCGAACTGGACCCAAGAAAAGGACAAGAAGAGATTACTAAGGTCCATCCTTTGGAAATTGCTGCTGCTAGCCGCCCTGTTTTAAGAAAGTATCCTCCTCCAAAAATTCGGAAAGGGCATCTTGTCATACGGAATTTTCCTTTCAAGTCGAATGCTCCTGCTGCGTTGAGAAACCAAATGCCTTCTGATTCTGAGGACAGTCATTCATCTTTTGGGATCCCTATGGCAGATTGTGATCAATCGGATGCTTCTAAAGCAACTGATGTTCATACATGCAGGGATGCTAAACAGTATGACTTCTCAGTTGTTAGGAACTCCAAGCCATGGTATGTTCCTAATTCAACAAATGTTCATGACGCTCATGTGTGCGTAGAACCTAAACAAAACAATGTGTCAATGGTTGATAAGGATTGCAAACCAATGGACGTTTCCTTTGCAACTAATGTTTTTGCATGTAGAGATGTTAAAGATTTCAGCCCATCAATGGTGGTTGGGGATGAGCAATATGAGGTAGATAGCTATCGAGTAGTTGTAAAGGACGAGGAGGAAGGAGACGAAGTCCCATCTATTCCCAAACAAGCGAGCTTATCGAAGGGTGTTGGGGATGAGCAATATGAGGTGGATAGCTATCGAGTAGTTGTAAAGGACGAGGAGGAAGGAGACGAAGTCCCATCTATTCCCAAACAAGCGAGCTTATCGAAGGGTGTTGGGGATGAGCAATGTTCGAATGTTCACTTTAGTGATGAAGAGTGTGAGAAAGCCTTATTGGAGGTGTATAGTTCTCAAGTAGTTATTAGCGAAGACTTGGTGGTCACTGATAACAAGGAGTTGGGAATTTCTTCGAACAAGGTTAAAGAGGTTTTACATCTTTTTCAAGAGGTTTACCTTAAGCTCTCACAAGAAAGTGGTAGGAAACGAAAAGAAAGTCTTCCTCTACTTGCAGCTTCACATCTTCTAAAGCAGCAAAAGTGGATCAATATGGGTAAACGATTAGGTCCTATACCAGGAATTGAAATAGGTGACTATTTTGATTGGAGGGCTGAATTGAATGTAATTGGCCTCCATCGCCAATATGTTTGTGGCATCGATTATATGGAGTTGGATGGGAGAATACTAGCTACAAGCATTGTGGACTCTGGTCGATATGACAATATTGTGGAGTCAAATGATGAACAGGAGTTTCCAGATGTCCTAATTTATTCAGGGCAAGGTGAAAATCCGAAGGTTCAAAGTAGGAAATTTGTATATGATCAAAAACTTAAAGGAGGAAACCTTGCATTGAAGAATAGTTCGGAAACAAAAACCCCGATAAGGGTTATTCGTAAGGTTTCCTTTAAAGGTGCTAGTAGTAAGATTGTTGAACAAAAGTTTGTTTATGATGGGTTGTACTTTGTGGATTGTTATCGGGAAGAAAGAGCATCATCGGGTAAGCTTGTTTTTAAGTTTGTACTAAAGAGATTTCCAGGGCAACCAAAACTTAAGTGGGCAAAATTGATACGGAAAGAACATGTTTGTATGAATGATATTTCTCACGGTAAAGAGAAGATACCCATTCGTGCAATGAATGCATTGGATGATGAAAAGCCCCCACTCTTTAATTATGTCACCAATGTAACGTATCCCGAATCCTATCATCCTTCCATGTCGAGTGGTGGTTGTGATTGTATTGATGGATGTTCAGATTCTGTGGATTGCCCTTGTGTCATAAAAAATGGTGGAGAAATTCCATACAATTATGAAGAGTGCATTATGATGGAGAAGCCTATTATCATCGAGTGTGGACCTTCTTGTAAGTGCTTTACTTCTTGCATTAATAGAGTAAGTCAACGGGGAATTCGTTTTCCGTTAGAAGTTTTTAAGACTAAAACAAAAGGATGGGGTGTTAGATCACGATCTTTTATACCGTGTGGAAGTTTTATTTGTGAGTATATAGGTGAAATCCTTCCAGATAAGGAAGTTGAACAAAGGATAGGTAAGGATGAGTATTTGTTTGATATAGGACATAACTATGGTGTCTTATCACACTCATCTGAAGTAAATGAATGTTTCACAATTGATGCTGCTCAGTTTGGGAATGTGGGTCGATTTATCAATCATAGTTGCTCTCCcaatctttttgctcaaaATGTACTCTTTGATCACAATGATAGCAGTTTGCCCCACATTATGTTATTTGCTATGGAAGACATACCTCCCTTGAAGGAGTTAACCTATGATTATAATTATAGGATAGGTGGAGTTTGTGATGTAAATGGTGATATCAAGATGAAGACTTGTTTTTGTGGTTCAAAGGAATGTACCGGGCGGATGTATTAA
- the LOC18605260 gene encoding glycine-rich protein DOT1: MEKKMQLNFLHFTVYLIFLLSAFNITGARGDRKKLTASEMSTEPNAPSGDINGDSGSGHGPNWDYSWGWGSSPGGGWGYGSGSGRSPNGFGRGYGFGFGSGTGSGSGYGYGSGGDGAHGGGYGAGSGQGNSGGSGYGGGSGGSSGSGNSNTWPSSNRNHHG, translated from the coding sequence ATGGAGAAGAAAATGCAGCTTAACTTTCTCCATTTCACCGTCTACCTTATCTTCTTGTTGTCCGCTTTTAATATAACTGGTGCTCGTGGTGACAGGAAAAAGCTGACCGCTTCCGAAATGTCTACGGAGCCCAATGCCCCAAGCGGGGACATCAATGGCGATAGCGGTTCAGGCCATGGGCCTAACTGGGACTATAGTTGGGGCTGGGGTTCAAGCCCTGGAGGTGGATGGGGTTATGGCTCCGGCTCGGGCCGGTCACCTAATGGATTCGGGAGGGGTTATGGATTTGGGTTTGGTTCCGGGACTGGATCAGGCTCCGGGTACGGTTATGGGTCTGGAGGCGATGGTGCTCATGGTGGAGGCTATGGGGCTGGAAGTGGACAAGGCAATTCTGGTGGCAGCGGCTATGGTGGAGGAAGCGGCGGTTCAAGCGGAAGCGGCAACAGCAACACCTGGCCGTCAAGTAACAGGAACCACCATGGCTAA